The sequence below is a genomic window from Gymnogyps californianus isolate 813 chromosome 11, ASM1813914v2, whole genome shotgun sequence.
ACGCTGCTGGGAGATGACGAGGTGGCCGGTGACCAGCCCAAAAGCGGTGGGGAGGATGCAGGTCCTGTTTGAGGGCAGCTCTTTCCTCACTGTGTCAAAGCTCCGtctcccagctcagcccaggaGGAGCTCAGGACCCTACACTGTTGTGGGATGGAGACAGCCCCTGGCATCCCACCCACCAGCTCCAGGGCTGAGGACAAGCGTCACCCGGTTGCCGCAGGGCCTGGAGCAGCCCCAGCGCTTCCCTGGGCAAGCCCTGCCCACAGGTTTGGCTTGTCCATCCCAAACGGGTCACGTTGTGGGATTACTCCATGGCCCCGGGTCTCCTACATGCAGCAGGAACATCAAAAACCCCACGGCACGCAGAGTTGCTCCAGGCTGGTTATAGGATCCGGGGACCGTCCTGAAGCTCACGCACAGAGCTCGGGCAAAGCCAGCGCCTTCCTGACCCTCACCGTGGGTGATTTGCTTTTGTAGTGGCTGGCGTGCTGCTGCAGGATGTCCAGGGCCTTGGACTCCGAGCTGGATTTACAACTGACGCTGGGGCTGGCTCGGGACTTGTCACTGTCGTCACTCCCGGACGCCTTGCTCCCGTACGGGGAGAAGGAATAGCTGGAGGGTAGGTATGATCctggggggggagaaaaagcagtcAGGGCATGAGGAGTCTTCGGGCAGCACAGCGGGAGCATGCGGCTCTGTATGTCTGCTGCCACGTGCGAGAGGATGTCCCACAGCCGTCCCCCGCTCCgggagcagggacagcctgAGAAGGGACATCCCCGAGAAGGCCCCGGTTCCCTACCTGGGTAATTCTGCATCATGACAGTGGGCATGGCCCGGTAGCTGGGGTGGTTGGGGTCGTACGACTGGCTGTAGGAGTAGCCGTGCATGTAGGGGATGTAGGACTGATGCTGCGTGAGGGGTGAAGACACAGGGACGTGGACGCTGGGTCTGGGGTCCTTCCCCACCATGCGAGCCTCCTCGGTGGGGGTCAGTTTGCACTCGGAGCTGGTGctctccttcccatcctccTTGGATGTGGCTTCTTTGCTTcgatttctttcttccttcaacTTTCGGtccctctcctctttccacCGCTCGTCCTCCGTCTTGATGTCTGAGTACTTCGCTGGGTACACATAGGTCCACATCCGGGGCTCGGCTTCCTGCAAGAACCATCCAACCATCAGAGCAgctgcctccccccagccctgcctgtcccccagccctgcctgtcccaAAACCAGGCTGGATTTGGAGGAGACCAGCAAACCCcactccccttccccaggctctCCCTGGCCCATCCATGGCCTCCCAGCTCCATCCTTTTGCTGGCCCCAAGGGAACCTCATGGAGACCCATCACGCGCAGAGGACAATGCATGTTCTCTGAGGTGATGGCCCCAGCAAAACCCTGCAGCGAAGCCACGGAGAGGGGCTTCCTCCAGGAGAAAGCCCACCGCCGGGCTGGCGGGCAGGGCCGAGCGGGCAGCGGGCGGGCATTACCTGTCTGTACCAGAGCACAGGGTCCACCTCCGCTTGCCGGCCACACTCAGAGCCAGCCTTCGTCTCAGCAGTATCCTTCCCGAGGTGGCTGGCCTCGCTCAGCTTCACCTTGAGCCCCTCGGCGACCTGGCTGCTGGACAGCTTGGATGAGTCCTCTAGCTTGGGGATGATGACGGATTTGGCCATGTCGGGACCTCCCTGCTCCTTGGCCTTGCTCAGCCCTGACTTGACGAGGTCCGTGAGGCTCGGGGCTTTCGTTAGCGTTGGGGGCATGGGCGGCTTTTGCTTCCACTCCTCTTTGAGCactgcctccctctccttcaaGCCCAGCTCCACCTTCTTCTCCAgccctcgctgctgctgctgctctagGCTCTGCcgctgcttctgctgctcctcGTACTGCTGGCGGTAGGCAGGGTTGGTGCTCAGCAGGTGAGCGTGGTAGCCCTGCTCGTTGTAGCCGTAGGGGGGCACATAGGCGTACTGGTTGTAGTAGAGGGACTGCATGTACATGTTGGGACGCTGCTGGATGACCGAGGGCTGCTGGCTGGAGCTGCCGAGCTCTGCCTTCTTCTCTTCACAGCCTTCGCTCTTCACCTTCACCTCCGGGTTCTCCTGCTCCTCGTCCTTCTTCAGTTTCAAGGCCTGCGTCTCAGCCGTGGCCTGGCCGCCGGGGTTCAAGGGCCCTGGGCTTGCCTGGGGGTAGCCGGGGGAATAGTAGGTTTCAAAGCCTTGGTAGTAGGGAGACTCTTTGCTCTGCGGTTGTGGGGGGAAAAGAGCTTTTTTGGCGCCTTCCTTGACCAGCTGCTCCGGATCCTTTGCCTTCACGCTCTCCAGCTTgccctccccatcctccccgGCATCGGAGATGTCTGAGTAGGCCGGGCTGTTGGTCTTCACCGAGCTCGCCTCTGCCCCGTTCTGGGTGACAACATGCAGCGGGGTCATGGGTTGGGCTGGGTTGGTGTTCTCCAGCCTGCTGGCACCACCGATGGAGGGGCTCGGGGCGTTGTCGGTGAAGCTGTAGATTTTATCCGCCTCGGCCTTGATGCTGGCGAGCCGACTCTGGTGGGGGTCGGACGAGCCGTTCAGCAGCCCCTCGCCTTTCATCCCCAGGTCGCTGGATTCCCCCCGAAAAGGGCTCTTGCCTTCCTCCGCTCTGCAGGCTTTGCCAGGAGTCAAAGGGTTTTCTACCTCCTTGGGCTCCTTCTTCTTCTtgtccttcttcttcttctccttggAAGGGGTGAGGGCAGGGTTGACCGCAAAGGGCTCTCCCATCACCGTAGGCTTGGGCTGGATGGGTTTGAGCTGAGGGCTGTTGGGCATGGTCTGGACCACGGTGGTGGCAAGGCCCGTGGAGGAACCGGGGCTGGCTGTGGTGAGGGTGGCTGTCTGGAAGGTGTAAATCGGCTGGGGGGGGATGGCTGGCGCAATGGGTCTGGCGGACTTCAAGCTTTTGGAAGGGATCTTCTCCGGCTTAGCACCAGATGCCTTCTTTGACTTGTCCTTATCAACACATCGCTTCTCCAGAGAGTCAAAGCCATCATTACTCGTCTCATCGGCCACTGAGGGACCATCCTCAGAGCCGTCATTGGACAGGGCACCCGGGTCGGTGTCTCCTTCCCCACCCAGCTTCTTTTTGCAGGGGACCTTAGCGCTGAACTTGCTGGACGGGGAGGGACTGTGGGGCTCCATCAAGCGCACCTTGGGGGTGGCCGAGCGAGCCGGCGAGAGTGAGCCCTTCTGAGAGACGGCGGCACCGTTGCAGTTCCCAATGTCCGCGTGCAGGGAGGGCTCCTCGCCGTACTCACTGTCCACATCCGCCTCCAGCTTGCTGTCGTCGTCCGTGTGCGCGTGGGCCTGGTGGTACTTCAGCCCATTGATGTGCTTGTACTTCTTGTTACAGTTTGGGTGGGGACAGTCGATGAGGATGGGAGAAGGGCAGTTTCGGTCGAGGACAGCCGGCTCCACCTTGACCGCAGCGGGTGGCATGGCTGCCGAGCCCATCGAGTTCGTGCGGATGCGTTTGCTGCCCTTGGAGTCCTCCGAGCTGGAGTTCAGCTCCATGTCGGAGAGGGGTTTGCTCTTCCGCTTGGTGACGGAGGAGGGACTGGCCTTCACGTCCTCCGCTGTGCCGCCGGGCGGCGTGCGGTGGTCCGATGAGTTCTGGCTTCCCCGGCGCCCTTTGCTGTTGGCTCCCGCCCGGgtcttgctgctgttgctggtcCCTTTGCTGTCTGAGGCGGCGGCAGTCTCGTTGACGGGTGTGTTGCTGTTGGGGCGCATGCGTttgcccctgccccggccgtTGCGCATCTCCAGGTCGCTGGTGGGAGAGTCGCAGAACCTGCCgggaggaggacaaggaggtTTTAACAGAAAGACAGTTGTGCCAGGCTATGCTGTCCCCACTGTGCGGTGGGgacccccttcctcccctcacTATCAATCCTGCAGGCTCATCCCCCACACCGACCAGCAAAGAGGAACTGGAGAGGTCCACTGGCAAATGCTCAACCGTCACCAGTCTCTAGGACAAGGGAGCCTGCGACCACAGGGGCAAAGAGCCACGGGAGCAGCTCAGTTGGGCAAGGAGGAGATGCCAACCCCCACGGGCAGCCCCATGGGCACAGGGCAGAGTGTACTGGGTGCCACGGGGGCCGTACGTGGCTGGGTTTGCCCTGTGCGCCTGGGCGAAGGGGGCTGAGACAGCGCTGCCGGACCCCACCGCCTGCTTACCGGGGAGGGGCCCAGTCGTGCTGTGTGCAGTCAAGCAGCGTCCCCACGTACGTCTTGTTCCTCCAGGTGACGTTGACCACCAGCATACCTGTAAGGCGAGGGAAGAGGGTCAGACGGGGCCAGGTGTGACCTCATGGTTTCTCGCCCTTCCCTGGGCATCAGGGCAAAGGGGGATCTACCCCTCAAGATACGCAGGAGGAAGAGCTCAGCTCTAGGGCTGGAGGAAGGCGGACAAGGGGTCTTGGGCTCTTGGGAGAGGTGAGACTGCGGGTTCTGGGCACTAAGATGGGAGCTGGAGACCCCCAGCTCATCCCCTCTCTCAGCACGGCTCTGGCCAGCATCCACCCAACCTCTCCTCCTTGAGCCGCTCAGTGCTCTTCCCTATTTTCACAGGGATGCTAAAACCAGCGACCCCCAAAGGGCTGCAGGATTTGGGGGGGCCTGAAGATCCACGTTGGCTCCATGTGCGCTCGGGTAGGGTAGGGAAGGCGATCTCTGGGGAGCAAGGGCTGGGAACCCCCTGGGGGAGATGCAGACAGCCCCCAGCAAGGCTGCGGACCCAACGCGGAGCTGCAGACCCCCCAGCAGGGCTATGACCCCCCATGCGCAGCCGTGAACCCCACGGCTCTCCAGAAAAGGCTGTTATTACCACTAGATGGCAAGCTGAGCCCAGCATCCCCATGCAGGCGACCAACCCTGGCAGGAAAACCCAACCTTGGGGGAACAACCCTTGTCCCCCCACTTTGCTTTGCTCCTGCACCCCCCGGGACACCCATCAGCCCCGTATCTCTGCCTGGAGAACCACCCATGGGGCCCTATCTCCTCCCATCGCAGAGCAAAGACATGGAGCATTTGGAAAACCTGGTGGTTTCAGCTTTTTCATGTCAATTCAAGAAGAGAAGCAGCCTGGCTCACACCCGCACCGAGGACGCGGACCCCCGGCATTTCTTCTTGGAGATGGAGGGGTCTTTCGCAGCATCACTCAGCTTTGGGGATGATCCTCCCCGCCATGGACCGCTCTGATTACCACAGAACTAATTTGACCGGGAGCGGAGTCCATTGCATTGAGCTCATTTACCTGAGCAAGGTAAAACTCAGGAGATAGGAAACTCGTTTGCAAGGGTCGATGAGCGCGGTGAGATATACAGCCGCGCAGCCCCGGGAGATGGATGGAGCCGAGGGAGCCCAGAGCAGCTGTGCCTGAAGCATGTTTATAAATCTCAGCCCATATCCCCTGTtgtgctgtgccagcagccagctgcaggcTTTGGCGGCGATAATATACAGAGCCGAGGTCCGACATGTGGGTCTCCTTcggaaagagaaatgaaatgcaggtcttctctttctccttctcctgcaaAATGTTGGGTGCTCCAGTGGGAGCAGGTCATAGGAAGACACGGTGCCGGCACACAGCCAAGACCTACAGCCGGCTCATCCCGGtgagcaggagaggctgggtCCTGCCTTCGGAGGAAGGTGCTGGGGACCTGCCTTAACACGGACATGGCCAGGACGTGACGCTGGAGATGACACGGGGTAGAAACAAGCGGCGAAACCAACTGCTGGGAGCCCACAGCCCCACGCAGGGAGAGAGCGCTGGGAAAGAGGGGGATGCTGATTCCAGGCATCCTAAGTAGGACAGGCAGAGGGTGGTCTTCTACCTCCCTTCCTTctaatgcagctttttttggCAGGCAGGAGCCTGTCCCCCCTTTTCTTAAAAcccagggaagctgctggctGCATCCTGCGCCCCAACCCAAACCCACCATCCCCAGGACACCTCCGCGGAGCTGCCGCGGGAtgctcccaggagctgcagaaggacCAAGCAGCTGCTGAGGGACCAGCAGCCCTAACCCAGACCCCATCCTGCCGGCCACGGGGCTCGGAGGagcagctccctctgccctccccactGCGCAGCCAGTGCTGGTTCAATCCCTCTTTGAAGCCGGCGAAGATCACGTGCGCCTCTGGAAGTTAATTGCACGACAAGCCACCGGAGTCTCTTGTGCATCCCGGGGCCAGCGTGCGATATTAGAAAGGACGtgctggcatttattttttttcccccgccaCCACGATCACAGGAGAGAGATGAAAGACGAAGGGGCGAAGCGAGCCAGCACACAGCCgtccctcccttccctgttGGAGCGTCAACCCTCCAACACACACCAGCCTATATTTAACCCGCTGCAACCAATCATACCAAATCCCTTCCTAATCCTCCAACAATAACCCAGGACAATTTAAACCCCGGGGATAGATCCTAAGCAGCTTTTTTCACCCGCCGCGTCCCCCTCCCGTGGCAGGATGATgagcaggcacaggcagggcaaGGGCGATGCCCTCACATCCCCGAGGCTGGAGATGCTCATGCACAAAGAGCTGGCAATGATGCTCTTGCAGAGGAGGAATCCCATCCGGATAACTCCAGTCCCACCTGGTTTCATGGGAAGGTGACACCTTTGAAGCTCTTAAGCAATCGATACCACCCAAACCTGGATGCAAACCGCTCAGCATCCCGGCCGCTGAGTGTTCACACCACCGCAGAATTGTACCCTGGCAGGAAAAATTAACGGTGGGTTGACAGTGCCAGGTTGCTGTCTAGGAAGGCAATGTAAGAGAGAATCCTGTAAAAACAGGTAAAGAGATGaagggagcagggggatgcaAAAAAGCACCACTTGGTCTTTGTACAGTCCCCGCATGGGTGCTCTGTAGCAGCGGAGCTGAGGCTCCATGGGTGCAGCCAGCTGGTGCAGACGTGGGAGGGACAAGGACAACGTTGCATGAAGTCCTCTGTCCCAACGCAGCCCTAAATTAGACCAGACTAAGCCTTTCCAATGGATAGTCCCTGTTGGGGCGCAGTTCTTCCACGTTAAAACGTAGGTGGTGGTGCCTGCTTGCAGaccagggctgtgggcaccaGGAGCCATCGCATCGGGGGGAAATGTGGCCCAGGTCCCCCCCCAAGACCTGGGCCACGTTTCCCCCCTTTGCAAAGATGAAGCCCCCAACCCCAACCAAGAACATCTCCAAACCCTGTTAAGAAACCAGCATGCCAGCGCCCGTGGCGAGCAGGGACGCTCTCAGACCCATGCATGGCCAGTTCATCACGTGGCTCAACATCACCCAGCCACGATGCTGCTGAGCTGTCTTTGGCAAGGGCAGGTCCTCAAGCCATCGTGGGGTGCTTGGAGGAGCTAGAGTGCTAGAGGTGCTAGAGTGCTTGGAGGAGCATCCCCAGCCTTGTGGGGAGCAAGGAGATGTTGCCTCTGCAATTGGAGAGGACAGACGCTTAGAGCTCTGCCAGCTTTCCGCTAATTTTGGGGTGCAGGGGACCTCCGCAAGGCAATGGGCCGACAGCCGGTGGCATTTCCAACCCCAAGGAGAGGTAGTTTGCCTGCAGGTCTGTGAAGCAGCTCAGATCCAGGGTCGCTGTAGCTCCCCATCCCATCTGCACCGGTGAGCAGAAGCAGGGATCCAGCTTGCACTGATCCTGCTCCAGGGCACCACCAAACCTCCCGCTCCTGGAGGCATTCAAGGTCCTTCTTCCATGaattcctcctccagctgcatcACCTTTGGGATGCCCCGGCTTTGGGATGCCCCCAGCTTTGGGATGTCCTTTTTTCCATGAATTTCTCCTCCATCTGCATCACCTTCAGGATGCCCCTAGCTTTAGGATGCCCCTTCTTCCATGAacttctcctccagctgcatcACCTTTGGGATTCCCTGGCTCTAGGATGTCCCTTCTTCAATTCATTTCCCCTCCAGCTGCATCACTTTTGGGATGCTCCAGCTTTGCCATAAGCCCTGCTCGCATGCAGGGAGCCTGCCCTGACCCGTAGCGCCCAGGCTTCAGGACACAACACCCAAAGCTGTCGCCTGGCCGTCAGGcaacagctctgcctgctgctgccaggagagcagaggacaccatggggcaggggctggccgCCACAAGGGCCACCTTGCCCAGTGAGgagagagatcactcagcaattactgtcacaggcaaaacagacttgactggaaattaatttaatttattgccaaccaaatcagagtaggataatgagaaataaaaccaaatcttaaaacacctttcccccacccctcccttcttcccgggctcaacttcactcctgatttctccACCTCTgcccgagcagcacagggggatggggaatgggggttgcggtcagttcatcacacgtcgtcactgctgctccttcctcctcatgctcttcccctgctccagcgtggggtccctcccacgggagacagtcctccacgaacttctccaatgtgagtccttcccacgggctgcagttcttcatgaactgctccagcgtgggtcccttccacagggtgcagtccttcaggaacagactgctccagcgtgggtcccccacgaGGTCACAAGCCGggccagcaaacctgctccagcatgggctcctctctccatggggccacaggtcctgccaggagcctgctccagtgcgggcttcccacagggtcacagcgtcctttgggcatccacgtgctccggcatgggttcctccatgggctgcaggtggataccTGCTCCtccgtggacctccatgggaCCTCCatgggggacagcctgcctcaccatggtcttccccacgggctgcaggggaatctctgctccggcgcctggagcacctcctccccctccttcttcactgaccttggtgtctgcagagctgttcctctcacatcttctcactcctctctcccagctgctgtcgcgcagcagtttttcccccttcttaaatctgtaaTCCCAGTGGCGCTACCagcatcactgatgggctcggccgtggccagcagcgggtccgtcttggagccggctggcatgggctctgtcagacataggggaatcttctagcagcttctcacagaagccacccctgtagcccccccccactaccaaaaccatGCCATGCAATCCCAATACAGTCTCCCCGGCAGGGTCAGAGGGAGACAGGATCATTCCATTAAATCACGCAGGGATGGATGCTCAGGTGGTGGATGACTGTCCCTGGCTGTCTAATGCCCTGCTTTCCAAGGGACAGGAGGGCTACGAGAGGGGCCTCGGACACTGAAgcatggaaaaagcagcaggaaaacctTCAGCTTGGGTCACACCAACGGACAAGGAGCCAGCAATGGTGTGTTCGTGGGTCCCGGTGACCAAAGTGACTGTGGGAAGTCGCACCACTCGTCGCTGATCCCATGGGACAGGCGTTTAGTTCACCAGGACCTGCTGAACACGCACAACACCCACTGCCACGCTCCTGCCCAAACCGCGCAACAAGTGTCCACCTTTGGTAACAGCAATGATGTGACTATGAGCGATGTCCTAGCATCATCCTGCAAGAGGACGGCCCGTCCCACTGCAACCCACGCTGGCCAGCACCCATGTGGGATTGGGGGCCGCAGCTCCCTCTCCATGGCCTGAAGCCCATCGAGAAGATGCCTGGAGGATTTTGGGGACCTTGGTGCCTTCTCAAGGCTTGGCAGGGCGGGCAGAGCAcagtcacagcaccaagccccCAGAGCCACCTGCAAGCAGCCTGGACCTCCATCCTCATGCTCCTGGAgaagggaggcagaggaatcAAAACCAATTTAGCTCCCAGGAAAGCGCTGCAGAGCAGCTTGCAGCTTGAGAGCCTCCTTGTAAACAAGTCCTTTAATCCAGCGCTCAGCAGCTAAAGCAGGAGCCCCAGCTGGTATTACCTGGGGCAGCTACAGACGTGCCTTAGGGAGATGGACGCGAGCAATAGTCCTGTCTGGAGCAGAATATTGCTCACCTATTGATAAAACAGCCTCTGTACAAAGCTGACAGATGCTTCGAGAGCGATAAGCAGTGCATTagctctcctccagctccctgcactGTCAAGCCAGCAGATATTAGACACGAAGCGGTGGCGCCAGGGGAGCACCGGGGAATGATGCATAATAAAGCTCTGCATCTCTACACCAACACGCAAGCAGCCACCGTGCTCAGGGGGTTTGCAGCCTCCCCATCCGTCAGTGAAACAGGAGGAGGGTGCGAGGCAGCAGCCCAAAACACCAGCAACCCTCGCGGCGCCAGAGACGAGATGCCCTGTCACCGAGCGGCACCGGATGATGCTCCCACCTGGAGCGAGCTGCCAGATTGCTGATCTGAAGATGAGAGTGGTCACAGCCGCGTTGTCACGGCTTTAGGAGGCTTCGGAGGAGCGCACTGAGCTTGCGCATAGGCTCAGCAACCTTGGAGGGGATTTACAACCGCTCGTTACTTTGGGAAATGCCATTAAAGCAAACGAGAAATCCATATTCCCGCTCCTCACCCTTGCTGCATCAGCCTTAAAAGCTCACCTCCTCTTTCTGGGTTCAAGTACACATGGCTAAGAAGATTGGAGTGTGTTCGTAGGGGATGGTGTAGCCCCCTTTGAAGCCCCAAAGCCCACCCATAAGCAGTGCAATCTTGGCACATCCCCCTTTTAAAACATCCCCAGAGGCAAAGAGCAACCGGAGGCGCAACTGAAGGCTGCGGGTAACGGCGAGGCAGCACGTTCAACGTGCAAAGCCATCAAATTTGGGATCAGGCTCCCTCACGGTTACAGTAAAACCTTCCAGTCTTTGCCCTCACCCTCCAAtccttccccatcctctcctAATCCACTGcacctctctcctgctccaagcaAGGACACATCCATGCTGGCATCTCCAGACCCCGAGGACGCTCACGCTCCATCGTACCCCCCAAGAGATGTTTGCAAAAGGGCAATTCAAACACCGAGAGCGCGCAAAGCTCGGCCATGGGCAACCTGCCACCACCGTCCCAGCACGGAGCCGGAGGAAGGGATGCTGAGAGAGTTTGCTGCCGTTTTCTTGGTGTTGCCACACCACAATCCTCATTGCTCGGAGGTTTTGTGCGTCAGATGCCAGCTTGTTTCGGCTGCCAACAGCACCGGTGTGGCACTGGGACCCGATCCGCTCGCTGTGAGCAGAGGTGAGGAGGTGACGTGCTCCGAGCCAGGTGACACCAGCTCCACCGAGGGGGATGGAGGAGACCCAGCAGCTAACAAGGCAGCAAACAGAGCGATGCCTTCCGGTGTAATCAGATCAGTTAATAGTTCCTGCAGATCGAAATCACACCTAACAGAATTAGGGGAACTGCCAAGACAGCTGTTCCCCACCAAAGGCGTTTCAATAAAACACATCCCTGCACAAGTCAGGCTCAGCGACGGGACGGTGTGACCAGCGCGGCCGCAGGAGAGCATGTACGACCGGTGCCCACCACTGACAAGACCAGACCTTGGCCCGACACCAACCTGGAGCGGCGGCGGAGCAGACGGACCAAAAGCCCGGAGCCAGATGTTTGTTGGTGTGAGCCCACCGGGATGCCTTTGGTGGCAATCACAGTCTTGTGGCAGGTTTTCTAGCAGGGGGAGAGGACAAAGCTGGTGTTCAAGGCAGGAGGGGCATTGTGGGGCTCCTCGGAGCTTCATGCTCCCGCCTCAGATGGGTCAGCTCCAGCTTGTCCTTCCAAGGTCGCTCCAGCATTGCCACGCTTTGGGTTTAGGAGcctttctctctggttttgcagTCCCACAGCCAACCCAAAAGccattttctggaaaaaaaaaaaaaggagctctGGTCGAAGAATCATGTTGCCTTCCTCTACCCAGCCCCTTCCGGAGCCATTCGAGCCAGGCAGACGTCTCCAACAAGCCATGGGATTCTTCAGGGTGAACAAGCTGGTAAATAGCAACTGCCTGAGCCCAAATACACTTTTGCCAGCATGTGCAGAGCAACACAGATCCCCTCGGCTCGGGGGCACGTGCCATTACCGCACAGTTGGGAGACGAGCAGCTTGCAAAAAGGTCCATGTCACAGCAATTACTACGGGAGTCTAAGGGGCACGTCCGACACAAATCCAATTTTCAAGGAGGCATCGCACCGCCAAGAAGAGATGCCCATCTCCTGAGAGGCTCGGTGGGAACCGCTCGTGACGCTGCCCGGTGCAGGGGGGCTCGCCGACACCCAGAAGTGCCCACAGGATCCCGCTCAGGGAACCGGGACATAAGTGGGAGCACCCGTAATTCTGCACCTCCCCATGCCAATCGCTCCAGGGGATTCAGGGATGTCATCCCTGGGgagaaagcagctgctgcagttgAGCCAGCAAGCTCCTCTCTACCATTGGAGAAGATGCTCGATGCAAGC
It includes:
- the ZNF609 gene encoding zinc finger protein 609, translating into MSLSSGASGGKGIDANPVETYDSGDEWDIGVGNLIIDLDADLEKDQQKLEMSGSKEVGLPAPNAVATLPDNIKFVSPVPGPQGKEGKSKSKRSKSGKDSGKPTPGTSLFTPSEGAGGKKEAQGRSGDGANSGGLVPAVTPKGSEKSAKASRSVAGSKKEKEGGSSKSKKERSEGAGAAAEKEPSVLQPLALAVRVGQYDGGQGTEPAAAEQLGSIAIDTGAALNPLGVKSELEDGESECRQLKKVKSEKMESPVSTPAVLPLHLLVPVVNNDISSPCEQIMVRTRSVGVNTCDVALATEPECLGPCEPGTSVNLEGIVWQETEDGMLVVNVTWRNKTYVGTLLDCTQHDWAPPRFCDSPTSDLEMRNGRGRGKRMRPNSNTPVNETAAASDSKGTSNSSKTRAGANSKGRRGSQNSSDHRTPPGGTAEDVKASPSSVTKRKSKPLSDMELNSSSEDSKGSKRIRTNSMGSAAMPPAAVKVEPAVLDRNCPSPILIDCPHPNCNKKYKHINGLKYHQAHAHTDDDSKLEADVDSEYGEEPSLHADIGNCNGAAVSQKGSLSPARSATPKVRLMEPHSPSPSSKFSAKVPCKKKLGGEGDTDPGALSNDGSEDGPSVADETSNDGFDSLEKRCVDKDKSKKASGAKPEKIPSKSLKSARPIAPAIPPQPIYTFQTATLTTASPGSSTGLATTVVQTMPNSPQLKPIQPKPTVMGEPFAVNPALTPSKEKKKKDKKKKEPKEVENPLTPGKACRAEEGKSPFRGESSDLGMKGEGLLNGSSDPHQSRLASIKAEADKIYSFTDNAPSPSIGGASRLENTNPAQPMTPLHVVTQNGAEASSVKTNSPAYSDISDAGEDGEGKLESVKAKDPEQLVKEGAKKALFPPQPQSKESPYYQGFETYYSPGYPQASPGPLNPGGQATAETQALKLKKDEEQENPEVKVKSEGCEEKKAELGSSSQQPSVIQQRPNMYMQSLYYNQYAYVPPYGYNEQGYHAHLLSTNPAYRQQYEEQQKQRQSLEQQQQRGLEKKVELGLKEREAVLKEEWKQKPPMPPTLTKAPSLTDLVKSGLSKAKEQGGPDMAKSVIIPKLEDSSKLSSSQVAEGLKVKLSEASHLGKDTAETKAGSECGRQAEVDPVLWYRQEAEPRMWTYVYPAKYSDIKTEDERWKEERDRKLKEERNRSKEATSKEDGKESTSSECKLTPTEEARMVGKDPRPSVHVPVSSPLTQHQSYIPYMHGYSYSQSYDPNHPSYRAMPTVMMQNYPGSYLPSSYSFSPYGSKASGSDDSDKSRASPSVSCKSSSESKALDILQQHASHYKSKSPTISEKTSQERDRSGCGVVGGGGSCSSVGGAGGGERSADRPRTSPSQRLLSTHHHHHHLGYSLLPAQYNLPYATGLSSTAIVASQQGSAPSLYPPPRR